A genomic region of Anopheles coustani chromosome 3, idAnoCousDA_361_x.2, whole genome shotgun sequence contains the following coding sequences:
- the LOC131272602 gene encoding ice-structuring glycoprotein-like, translating into MAFKFVTFAALVAVARAGLIAQPALSYAAAPALLSAPVAKVAYAAAPIAKVAYAAQPEEYDANPQYSFSYGISDALTGDSKSQQESRSGDVVQGSYSVVDPDGTKRTVDYTADPHNGFNAVVRREPLAKAVVAAPVATKVIAQPALAYAAPVAKTISYAAPVAKTISYSAPVATKTIVSSQPALSYAAPAYATQAYAAPVAKTYISSQPALSYAAPVAKTYISSQPALSYAAPAYATQAYAAPLAKTYISSQPAQYSFSYGISDALTGDSKSQQESRSGDVVQGSYSVVDPDGTKRTVDYTADPHNGFNAVVRREPLAKAVVAAPVATKVIAQPALAYAAPVAKTISYAAPVAKTISYSAPVATKTIVSSQPALSYAAPAYATQAYAAPVAKTYISSQPALSYAAPVAKTYISSQPALSYAAPAYATQAYAAPLAKTYISSQPALSYSAPAYFVTFAALVAVARAGLIAQPALSYAAAPALLSAPVAKVAYAAAPIAKVAYAAQPEEYDANPQYSFSYGISDALTGDSKSQQESRSGDVVQGSYSVVDPDGTKRTVDYTADPHNGFNAVVRREPLAKAVVAAPVATKVIAQPALAYAAPVAKTISYAAPVAKTISYSAPVGTKTIVSSQPALSYAAPAYATQAYAAPVAKTYISSQPALSYAAPVAKTYISSQPALSYAAPAYATQAYAAPLAKTYISSQPALSYSAPAYASISLDRYVYDFGRIRQTVVRSMDHGPWCLNGASQFVTFAALVAVARAGLIAQPAVTYAAAPAVVAAPVAKVAYATAPIAKVAYAAQPEEYDANPQYSFSYGISDALTGDSKSQQESRSGDVVQGSYSVVDPDGTKRTVEYTADPHNGFNAVVHREPLAKAVVAAPVATKVIAQPALAYAAPVAKTISYAAPVAKTISYAAPVATKTVISQPAIAYAAPVAKLATPLAYTTALHH; encoded by the exons aTGGCATTCAAG TTTGTGACCTTCGCCGCTCTGGTCGCCGTCGCTCGCGCCGGTCTGATCGCCCAGCCTGCTCTGAGCTACGCCGCTGCCCCGGCTCTCCTCTCGGCCCCGGTTGCCAAGGTCGCCTACGCCGCGGCTCCGATCGCCAAGGTCGCTTACGCCGCCCAGCCCGAGGAGTACGACGCGAACCCGCAGTACTCGTTCTCGTACGGAATCTCCGACGCTCTGACCGGAGACTCCAAGTCCCAGCAGGAGTCGCGCAGCGGAGATGTTGTCCAGGGATCGTACTCCGTCGTTGATCCCGATGGCACCAAGCGTACTGTGGACTACACTGCCGACCCGCACAACGGATTCAACGCCGTGGTCCGCCGTGAACCCCTTGCCAAGGCCGTCGTTGCCGCCCCGGTCGCCACCAAAGTCATCGCTCAACCAGCTCTGGCCTATGCCGCCCCAGTTGCCAAGACCATCTCCTATGCCGCTCCGGTAGCCAAGACCATCTCGTACTCCGCCCCGGTGGCCACCAAGACCATCGTGTCGAGCCAGCCTGCCCTGTCCTACGCCGCCCCGGCTTACGCCACCCAGGCATACGCCGCTCCTGTGGCTAAGACCTACATCTCGAGCCAGCCTGCCCTGTCCTATGCCGCTCCTGTGGCTAAGACCTACATCTCGAGCCAGCCCGCTCTGTCCTACGCCGCTCCGGCTTACGCCACCCAGGCCTACGCCGCTCCTCTGGCTAAGACCTACATCTCGAGCCAGCCTG CGCAGTACTCGTTCTCGTACGGAATCTCCGACGCTCTGACCGGAGACTCCAAGTCCCAGCAGGAGTCGCGCAGCGGAGATGTTGTCCAGGGATCGTACTCCGTCGTTGATCCCGATGGCACCAAGCGTACTGTGGACTACACTGCCGACCCGCACAACGGATTCAACGCCGTGGTCCGCCGTGAACCCCTTGCCAAGGCCGTCGTTGCCGCCCCGGTCGCCACCAAAGTCATCGCTCAACCAGCTCTGGCCTATGCCGCCCCAGTTGCCAAGACCATCTCCTATGCCGCTCCGGTAGCCAAGACCATCTCGTACTCCGCCCCGGTGGCCACCAAGACCATCGTGTCGAGCCAGCCTGCCCTGTCCTACGCCGCCCCGGCTTACGCCACCCAGGCCTACGCCGCTCCTGTGGCTAAGACCTACATCTCGAGCCAGCCTGCTCTTTCCTACGCCGCTCCTGTGGCTAAGACCTACATCTCGAGCCAGCCCGCCCTCTCCTACGCCGCTCCGGCTTACGCCACCCAGGCCTACGCCGCTCCCCTGGCTAAGACCTACATCTCGAGCCAGCCTGCTCTTTCCTACTCCGCCCCGGCTTAC TTTGTGACCTTCGCCGCTCTGGTCGCCGTCGCTCGCGCCGGTCTGATCGCCCAGCCTGCTCTGAGCTACGCCGCTGCCCCGGCTCTCCTCTCGGCCCCGGTTGCCAAGGTCGCCTACGCCGCGGCTCCGATCGCCAAGGTCGCTTACGCCGCCCAGCCCGAGGAGTACGACGCGAACCCGCAGTACTCGTTCTCGTACGGAATCTCCGACGCTCTGACCGGAGACTCCAAGTCCCAGCAGGAGTCGCGCAGCGGAGATGTTGTCCAGGGATCGTACTCCGTCGTTGATCCCGATGGCACCAAGCGTACTGTGGACTACACTGCTGACCCGCACAACGGATTCAACGCCGTGGTCCGCCGTGAACCCCTTGCCAAGGCCGTCGTTGCCGCCCCGGTCGCCACCAAAGTCATCGCTCAGCCAGCTCTGGCCTATGCCGCCCCAGTTGCCAAGACCATCTCCTATGCCGCTCCGGTAGCCAAGACCATCTCGTACTCCGCCCCGGTGGGCACCAAGACCATCGTGTCGAGCCAGCCTGCCCTGTCCTACGCCGCCCCGGCTTACGCCACCCAGGCCTACGCCGCTCCTGTGGCTAAGACCTACATCTCGAGCCAGCCTGCTCTGTCCTATGCCGCTCCTGTGGCTAAGACCTACATCTCGAGCCAACCCGCTCTGTCCTACGCCGCTCCGGCTTACGCCACCCAGGCCTACGCCGCTCCTCTGGCTAAGACCTACATCTCCAGCCAGCCCGCTCTTTCCTACTCCGCCCCGGCTTACGCCTC TATCTCGCTCGATCGTTACGTTTATGACTTCGGACGGATCCGGCAGACGGTCGTACGATCGATGGATCACGGGC CGTGGTGTCTCAATGGTGCTTCACAGTTTGTGACCTTCGCCGCTCTGGTCGCCGTTGCCCGCGCTGGACTGATTGCCCAGCCGGCGGTTACCTACGCCGCTGCCCCGGCCGTCGTCGCGGCCCCGGTTGCCAAGGTTGCCTATGCCACGGCTCCGATCGCCAAGGTCGCTTACGCCGCCCAGCCCGAGGAGTACGACGCGAACCCGCAGTACTCGTTCTCGTACGGAATCTCCGACGCTCTGACCGGAGACTCCAAGTCCCAGCAGGAGTCGCGCAGCGGAGATGTTGTCCAGGGATCGTACTCCGTCGTTGATCCCGATGGCACCAAGCGTACCGTCGAGTACACCGCCGACCCGCACAACGGATTCAACGCCGTCGTCCACCGTGAGCCTCTGGCCAAGGCCGTCGTTGCCGCCCCGGTCGCCACCAAGGTTATCGCTCAGCCAGCTCTGGCCTATGCTGCCCCAGTTGCCAAGACCATCTCCTACGCCGCTCCGGTAGCCAAGACCATCTCCTATGCCGCTCCGGTGGCCACCAAGACTGTCATCTCCCAGCCGGCCATCGCCTACGCCGCCCCGGTTGCGAAGCTGGCTACCCCGCTCGCCTACACCACGGCCCTCCACCATTAA
- the LOC131272531 gene encoding cuticle protein-like, protein MAFKFVTFAALVAVARAGLIAQPALSYAAAPALLSAPVAKVAYATAPIAKVAYAAQPEEYDANPQYSFSYGISDALTGDSKSQQESRSGDVVQGSYSVVDPDGTKRTVEYTADPHNGFNAVVHREPLTKAVPALAYAAPVAKTISYAAPVAKTISYSAPVATKTIVSSQPALSYAAPAYATQAYAAPVAKTYISSQPALSYAAPVAKTYISSQPALSYAAPAYATQAYAAPAYASYH, encoded by the exons ATGGCATTCAAG TTTGTGACCTTCGCCGCTCTGGTCGCCGTCGCTCGCGCCGGTCTGATTGCCCAGCCTGCGCTGAGCTACGCCGCTGCCCCGGCCCTCCTCTCGGCCCCGGTTGCCAAGGTCGCCTACGCCACGGCTCCGATCGCCAAGGTCGCTTACGCTGCCCAGCCCGAGGAGTACGACGCGAACCCGCAGTACTCGTTCTCGTACGGAATCTCCGACGCTCTGACCGGAGACTCCAAGTCCCAGCAGGAGTCGCGCAGCGGAGATGTTGTCCAGGGATCGTACTCCGTCGTTGATCCCGATGGCACCAAGCGTACCGTCGAGTACACCGCCGACCCGCACAACGGATTCAACGCTGTCGTCCACCGTGAGCCTCTGACCAAGGCCGTC CCAGCTCTGGCCTATGCCGCCCCAGTTGCCAAGACCATCTCCTATGCCGCTCCGGTAGCCAAGACCATCTCGTACTCCGCCCCGGTGGCCACCAAGACCATCGTGTCGAGCCAGCCTGCCCTGTCCTACGCCGCCCCGGCTTACGCCACCCAGGCCTACGCCGCTCCTGTGGCTAAGACCTACATCTCGAGCCAGCCTGCTCTGTCCTATGCCGCTCCTGTGGCTAAGACCTACATCTCGAGCCAGCCCGCTCTGTCCTACGCCGCTCCGGCTTATGCCACCCAGGCCTACGCCGCCCCGGCTTACGCCTCGTACCATTAA
- the LOC131272612 gene encoding LOW QUALITY PROTEIN: cuticle protein-like (The sequence of the model RefSeq protein was modified relative to this genomic sequence to represent the inferred CDS: substituted 1 base at 1 genomic stop codon): MGSSTTTITNDRFVRFAFXFVTFAALVAVARAGLIAQPAVSYAAAPALLSAPVAKVAYAAAPIAKVAYAAQPEEYDANPQYSFSYGISDALTGDSKSQQESRSGDVVQGSYSVVDPDGTKRTVEYTADPHNGFNAVVHREPLTKAVVAAPVATKVIAQPALAYAAPVAKTISYAAPVAKTISYSAPVATKTIVSSQPALSYAAPAYATQAYAAPVAKTYISSQPALSYAAPVAKTYISSQPALSYAAPAYATQAYAAPAYASYH, from the exons ATGGG TAGCTCCACTACCACGATCACTAACGATCGgtttgttcgttttgctttttagTTTGTGACTTTCGCCGCTCTGGTCGCAGTTGCCCGCGCTGGACTGATCGCCCAACCAGCTGTCAGCTACGCTGCCGCCCCGGCCCTCCTCTCGGCCCCGGTTGCCAAGGTCGCCTATGCCGCGGCTCCGATCGCCAAGGTCGCATACGCTGCCCAGCCCGAGGAGTACGACGCGAACCCGCAGTACTCGTTCTCGTACGGAATCTCCGACGCTCTGACCGGAGACTCCAAATCCCAGCAGGAGTCGCGCAGCGGAGATGTTGTCCAGGGATCGTACTCCGTCGTTGATCCCGATGGCACCAAGCGTACCGTCGAGTACACCGCCGACCCGCACAACGGATTCAACGCTGTCGTCCACCGTGAGCCCCTGACCAAGGCCGTCGTTGCCGCCCCGGTCGCCACCAAGGTCATCGCTCAGCCAGCTCTGGCCTATGCCGCCCCAGTTGCCAAGACCATCTCCTATGCCGCTCCGGTAGCCAAGACCATCTCGTACTCCGCCCCGGTGGCCACCAAGACCATCGTGTCGAGCCAGCCTGCCCTGTCCTACGCCGCCCCGGCTTACGCCACCCAGGCCTACGCCGCTCCTGTGGCTAAGACCTATATCTCGAGCCAGCCTGCTCTGTCCTACGCCGCTCCTGTGGCTAAGACCTATATCTCGAGCCAGCCCGCTCTCTCCTACGCCGCTCCGGCCTACGCCACCCAGGCATACGCCGCCCCGGCTTACGCCTCGTACCACTAA